In the Hordeum vulgare subsp. vulgare chromosome 7H, MorexV3_pseudomolecules_assembly, whole genome shotgun sequence genome, one interval contains:
- the LOC123410279 gene encoding desmethyl-deoxy-podophyllotoxin synthase-like → MEKDAYYYLLALVPLLHLIRLYRASFVRRTHAHGLRLPPGPWQLPVIGSLHHLFGALPHRALRDLSRRHGPLMLLKFGENPVIIASTAEAAKEIMKTHDTIFCTRPMSSSVKVINELGRGIAFAPYGDHWRQMRKICFLELLSAKRVSSFQPVRGEEAARLISSISSASKSEQVVNLSKMLAMYVTDTTVHAIMGGRFREQDALLRYVDEAVRLVGGFSLPDLFPSSRLALALGSSTLRKAEVFRDSLMAFMDRVIGDHLEKKPSNEEVYEEDLIDVLLRIRGEDELQFPLTMSNINAVVFDLFAGGSETATTTLQWAMAELMRNPSVMSRAQAEVRAAFMGQMKVSEELLGELSYLQCVIKETLRLHTPGPLLMPRECQEHCEILGYDVPKGTTVLVNAWAISRDPGCWDEPEAFVPERFVASVRDYKGNNFEFIPFGAGRRICPGMLFGIANIELALASLLFYFDWSLPDGVLPSKLDMTEAFGVTARKKVDLLLRPTIHVQLPC, encoded by the exons ATGGAGAAGGATGCATACTACTATTTGCTAGCCCTTGTTCCTCTTCTGCACCTGATTCGACTCTACAGAGCTTCATTTGTCCGTCGCACCCACGCGCACGGTCTGCGGCTCCCTCCAGGCCCATGGCAGCTTCCCGTCATCGGCAGCCTCCACCATCTCTTTGGCGCCCTCCCGCACCGTGCCTTGCGAGACCTATCTCGGCGCCACGGCCCACTGATGCTCCTCAAGTTCGGCGAGAATCCGGTGATCATCGCTTCCACCGCCGAGGCCGCCAAGGAGATCATGAAGACGCACGACACCATCTTCTGCACAAGGCCAATGAGCTCATCCGTCAAGGTCATCAACGAGCTTGGCCGGGGGATCGCCTTCGCCCCCTACGGCGACCACTGGCGGCAGATGCGCAAGATTTGCTTCCTCGAGCTGCTGAGCGCCAAGCGCGTCAGCTCGTTCCAGCCCGTCCGTGGCGAGGAGGCTGCCCGGTTGATCAGCTCCATCTCATCTGCGTCCAAGTCGGAACAGGTGGTGAATCTGAGCAAGATGCTGGCGATGTACGTGACGGACACGACGGTGCATGCCATCATGGGCGGCCGGTTCAGGGAGCAGGACGCCTTGCTCCGCTACGTCGACGAGGCGGTGCGGTTGGTCGGCGGCTTCAGCTTGCCTGACTTGTTCCCCTCGTCGAGGCTGGCGCTCGCTCTGGGCAGCAGCACGCTGCGCAAAGCCGAGGTGTTTCGGGACTCCTTGATGGCGTTCATGGACCGCGTCATAGGAGATCATctggagaagaagccatccaatGAAGAAGTATACGAGGAAGATTTGATCGACGTGCTGCTGAGGATTCGAGGAGAAGACGAGCTTCAGTTTCCCCTCACCATGAGCAACATCAATGCAGTGGTTTTC GATCTGTTTGCAGGCGGGAGCGAGACGGCAACGACGACGCTGCAGTGGGCAATGGCGGAGCTGATGCGAAACCCGAGCGTGATGTCGAGGGCGCAAGCTGAGGTCAGGGCAGCCTTCATGGGGCAAATGAAGGTATCCGAAGAGCTTCTCGGCGAGCTGAGTTACTTGCAGTGTGTCATCAAGGAGACCTTACGGTTGCACACTCCTGGGCCATTACTGATGCCAAGGGAGTGCCAGGAACACTGCGAAATTCTCGGCTACGACGTGCCCAAGGGCACTACCGTGCTCGTGAACGCGTGGGCTATCTCCagagacccgggatgctgggacgAACCGGAAGCGTTCGTGCCGGAGAGATTTGTGGCCAGTGTGAGAGATTACAAAGGCAACAACTTCGAGTTCATCCCGTTCGGCGCCGGTCGACGAATCTGCCCCGGGATGCTGTTTGGGATTGCCAATATCGAGCTGGCTCTCGCAAGCCTCCTGTTTTATTTTGATTGGAGTCTTCCCGATGGTGTTCTTCCCAGCAAACTTGACATGACGGAAGCCTTTGGAGTGACGGCGCGTAAGAAGGTGGATCTGCTGTTGCGTCCAACTATCCATGTACAGCTGCCCTGCTGA